From the Gemmatimonadota bacterium genome, the window TCTTGTAGTTGATGTTGCCGCCCGGCGCGATACCGATACCGCCCACCTGGGCGGCCAGGGCATCGGAAATATAATCGCCGTTCAGATTCATGGTGGCGATGACGTCGAACTCGTCGGGACGGGTCAGGATCTGCTGAAGGAAGATGTCTGCGATGGCGTCCTTGACCAGGATCTTGCCCTCCGGGACGTTGCCCCCGCATTCGTCCCAGCTGACCAGCCGGTCCGGGTACTCCTCCTTCGCGAGTTCGTATCCCCATTTCTGGAAGGCGCCTTCCGTGAACTTCTGGATGTTGCCCTTGTGCACCAGGGTGACGCTCTTGCGGTTCCGCGCGATGGCGTACTCGACCGCCGCGCGGATCAACCGCTTGCTGCCGGTCTCGCTCACCGGCTTGATGGCGATGCCCGAATCGGATCGGATTTCCCACCCGAACTGTTCCCTGCAGAAGGCGATCAGCCTGGCGGCCTCGTCGCTGTAGGCCTCCTGTTCCTTCCCGGCGTACACGTCCTCCGTGTTCTCGCGGAAGATGACCATGTCCACCTTCTCGGGATGACGCACCGGACTGGGCACGCCGGTGAACCAGCGTACCGGCCGCAGGCATACGTACAGGTCGAGGATCTGGCGAAGCGCCACGTTCAGGCTGCGGATGCCGCCCCCCACGGGCGTGGTCAGGGGTCCCTTGATGCCCACCAGGTATTCCCGGAAACTTTCTACCGTTTCATCCGGAAGCCAGCTGTCCGTAAGGTTGAAGGCCTTTTCGCCTGCCAGTACCTCGTGCCACGCGATGCGGCGGTCACCGCCGTACGCCTTGTCGACGGCGGCATCGAAAACGCGCTGAGCCGTCCTCCAGATATCCGGTCCCGTGCCGTCGCCTTCGATGAATGGGATGACCGGCTGGTCCGGGACGTTGAGCACGCCCCGGTCATCGATGGTTATGTGTTTTCCACCAGCGGGTGGTTTTGCAGCCATGTCGCGTTCTTCCTCCTCCGTCTGCATTCTTTCATTTGATGAGGATGTTATATGCCCAGTTCGTCCAGGCTCTCCTGGTACACCGAGGCGGAAGCACGCAGCGCCGCCCGTTCGTCTTCCGAAAGTGCCAGTTCGATCACTTCCTCGATACCCTCGCTGCCCAGCTTCACGGGCACCCCCACGCAGACGTCCCGCAGTCCGTACTCGCCTTCCAGCATGACCGAGGCGGGCAGTACGCGGTTCTTGCCCTTCAGGACGGATTCCACCATCTGGACGACGGAGGCCGCCGGGGCGTAGTAGGCGCTGCCCGTCTTGAGGTAGTTGACGATCTCCGCGCCGCCGTCGCGGGTCCGCTGAACGATGCGGTCGATGGCTTCCCGGGACAGCAGCTCGGTGATGGGTATGCCGGAGACCGTGGTGTACCGCGGGATGGGGACCATGGTGTCGCCGTGCCCGCCGAGAATGATCGCCTGCGTGTCTTCCATGGATACGCCGAGTTCCATGGCGACGAAGGAGCGGTAGCGGGCGCAGTCGAGCACGCCGGCCTGTCCGTAGACGCGCTTCCGCCCGTACCCCGATACCTTGAGGGCGACATAGGTCATGACGTCCAGCGGGTTGCTGACCATCAGGATCTGGGCATCCGGCGCGTACTTCACGATGTTTTCGGTTACGGACGTGATGATCTCCGCGTTCTTCTTCAACAGATCGAGCCGGTCCATGCCCGGCTTGCGGGCCAGGCCGGCGGTGACCACCACGAGGGCCGCGCCTTCCAGGGCCGCGAAATCGTTGGAGCCTTCGATCGCTGAATCATAGCCCAGTACCGGCCCGGCTTCCATCATGTCCAGTCCCTTGCCCTGCGGGATGCCGTCCACCACGTCGATCAGGGCGATATCGCCAAGTTCCTTCTGCGCGGCGTACAGGGCAGCGGTCGCGCCCACGTTTCCCGCACCGACCATGCCGATCTTTACCATTTGTTCCTCCATGTATAAACGATGTCTCGAATGTCCTGCGACTTTAGCGGGCCGGATCCATATCGATCAGCAGCGACGCGTCGATGGGATGGTAATGGTCCGCGGTTTCCATCAGGTCCCGCGCCGTGTTGTGCGGAAAGGAAAACACCTCCACGCGCGGGCCCAGTTCCTTGAGCAGCTGGATCAGCGACACGAAATCCCCGTCGCCGCTGGCCAGGATGACGACGTCGACCTTCTCGGCCATTCTGATCATGTCGATGGCCATCTCCATGTCCCAGTCGCCTTTCGCCGAGCCGTCGCTGCGCCTGCGGAGATCCTTCCGCTTCACCTCGTAGCTGAACTGTTCCAGCATGGTGACGAATCCGCTCTGGTCCACCTCCGGGGTCTGGATCACGTAGGCGTAGGCCCGTATCAGCCGGCGATCGCTCACGGCGGCCTGCATGAGCTTCTCGAAATCCACCCGCGCCGCCATGCCGTGCTGTTGCCGGGCGGCATACCACATGTTCTGCACATCGATGAAGAGGGCGACCCTTTCAGATTCCGCGCCGCTTTCTTCGCTGAACTGTTCGATTCGCCGCTGCATCTCCCTGACGCGGTCTTCCAGGATCCGATTCCGTTTTTCCAGGTCCGCGCCGTACCGCCGGGCTTCGATCAACGCCGGGTCGGTATCCTCCATTCCGCGCCCGTCCTCCATCGGGCGTGCGTCCTCCGGCCCGCCGTTCAGGACGGGATCGTCCCGCAGGTAGGGGGACGCCGTCTCCTCCGATACGCCGGATCGGGATTGAAAGGCCGGTATTCGGTTCAGGCGTTCGATCGCCGGTGCGTAAACCGCCTCGCGTTCGTCCAGCAACATGGCGAAGGTCATCCGTCCGCACTCCCGGGTATAGGCGTCGGTCCGGTCACTCAACAGGGAGTTGATGCCTTCGGGGGACGAACTACCGATCTGTTCGATCTCCCGTGAACTGGTCTGAACCAGGGTCCGGATGACCTGCGCGGCCGTGACTTCCCGCTCGAAGCAGTCCCCGGCGAGCTGCGCGGCGAGCGTGTGCATCGCCGTAGTCGCCAGGTCCCGCCCGTCCCGGACCAGTCCGCAGATGTGCAGCAGCTTGACGATCAGTTGACGGTCGAGGGCGAGTTCCAGGACCCGGGCAAGCCCCTTCTCGTCGATCCTGCTGAAAAGATGCCGGTAATCCGCCAGCGTGGTTTTCGAGTTCTCCATGGTTCCGCCGTGCGTTCGACAGGTTGCCGCTGAGCTTCGCGTGCGTTCGACAGGTTGCCGTGGAGCTTCGCGGTCGGTCAACCCGCCAGGGACGACAACCCCTCCTCTACCCGGTCCATGCCCCTTTCGATCACGTCCAGGGTGGTTGCATAGGAAAACCTCAGGCATCCCTCGGACCCGAAGGCGGCGCCCGGCGCCGAAATCACCTGGTACGCCTCGAGCAGGTACATGGCGAGGTCCAGCGATCCTTCGATGGGGCTGCCGTCGGGCCGCGTTCGGCCCGAATACGCCGACAGGTCGGGAAACACGTAGAACGCGCCGCCGGGCGGGGCGCACGCCACGCCTTCCATGTTCTGCAGTCTTTCCATGATGTAGTTCCGTCGGCGATCGAACGCCCTGATCATGGGGGGCAGGAAGTCCTCGGGGCCGGTCAGCGCGGCAATGGCCGCGTGCTGGGTGATGGCGCTCGGATGTAAGACCGTCTGCCCCTGGAATTTCGAGACCAGATCCATTACCTCGGCGGGACCGGCGGCGTAACCCAGGCGCCACCCGGTCATGGCGTACGCCTTGGACAGTCCGTTGACCACCAGCGCCTGTTCCTTCATCTGCGGATGGAAGGCCGCGATGCTTATGTGTCGATGGCCGTCATACAGGATCTTCTCGTACAGTTCGTCCGTTATGACATATATCCCCGTATCCATGACCACTTCGGCGATGGCGGCGAGTTCGTCCCGCGCGTACACCATGCCCGTGGGATTGGAGGGTGAGTTGAGCAGGAGCGCCTTGGTCTTCGGCGTAATCGCGGACCGCAACTGGCCGGCCGTCACTTTGAAAGACGCGCCCGGACCCGTGTTCAGCACCACCGGAACGGCGCCCGCGAGCTTGACCATCTCGGGATAACTGACCCAGTAGGGCGCCGGGACGAGGACCTCGTCGCCTTCGTCGCAGATCACGTAGAGCAGGTTGTACAGGGCGTGCTTGCCTCCGGAGGTCGTCGCGATCTGGTTCGGTGCGTATTCGAGCCCGTTGTCCCGGACCAGCTTGCGGCAGATCGCTTCCTTGAGGTCCAGGATGCCGGTCGCGGGCGTGTACCGGGTGATGTTGTCCCGGATCGCCGCCATGCCGGCTTCCTTGATATGGTCCGGCGTGGGAAAGTCCGGTTCGCCCACGGCGAAGTTGAAAACCTCGACGCCTTCGCGTTTCATCGCGATGGCCCGCTCGTTGAGTACGGTGGTCGCGGAGGGTGCGATGCGATCCAGTTTTCGGGAAAGTGGACGAATAGCGGGCATGAGAAGGGGCGGAGGGTGGAGTCGGGAAGTCCTTGAATAACCGGGGGTCAGCCGGTCGAGCCGCGCTTTTCAGACAGCGCCTTTAACACAGGAGGCGGGACCTGATGGCTTACGTCGCCACCGAAGCGGAAGACCTCTTTCACGAGCGAAGAACTCACGTACACCGATGGTTCACCGGGAAAGAACGATACCGTGGTCACCGACGGGGCGAGGCGCCGGTTCATGAGCGCCATCTGGGATTCCGTTTCCAGATCTCCCGCGGAACGAACGCCGCGGACGATCGCATGGGCGCCGAGCCTTCCGGCCAGTTCGACCGTCAGTCCGTCCGACGACATCACCTCGACCCCCGTCCAGCCATCCACGGCCTGCCGGAAAAGATCCACGCGTTCCTCCACCGAAAACATCGGGTGCTTTTCCATATTGGTCGCAACGGCCACCACCACCCGGTCGAACACGGACAGCGCCTGTCTCAGCACATCCAGATGTCCGTTGGTTACAGGATCGAAAGTACCGGGATACACCGCAACTTTCATCGCCGGGTTCTCGATGAAGGAGGTGGAAGATCGATGGGCAGGACTTCCGTCGAGTTCATGGTTGTCGCCGGACCGTGCTGATCGGACCGAGGGTGTTGATCGGACCGGTCGGGCTGAAAGAAAGACAGCGCCGTGTCGCCGGTTGTTCGTCTGCGCACCAGGTCGAGACCTTCGCAGGATTCCGGTTGATCGTCTTTGTGATGCTCCAGGACGAGCAGGCCGCCCGGAGACAACACGTTCCGTTCGCCGACGGTCCGGACGATTTCCCGCGCAACCGGATCGCCATAGGGC encodes:
- the coaD gene encoding pantetheine-phosphate adenylyltransferase, producing MKVAVYPGTFDPVTNGHLDVLRQALSVFDRVVVAVATNMEKHPMFSVEERVDLFRQAVDGWTGVEVMSSDGLTVELAGRLGAHAIVRGVRSAGDLETESQMALMNRRLAPSVTTVSFFPGEPSVYVSSSLVKEVFRFGGDVSHQVPPPVLKALSEKRGSTG
- a CDS encoding NADP-dependent isocitrate dehydrogenase, coding for MAAKPPAGGKHITIDDRGVLNVPDQPVIPFIEGDGTGPDIWRTAQRVFDAAVDKAYGGDRRIAWHEVLAGEKAFNLTDSWLPDETVESFREYLVGIKGPLTTPVGGGIRSLNVALRQILDLYVCLRPVRWFTGVPSPVRHPEKVDMVIFRENTEDVYAGKEQEAYSDEAARLIAFCREQFGWEIRSDSGIAIKPVSETGSKRLIRAAVEYAIARNRKSVTLVHKGNIQKFTEGAFQKWGYELAKEEYPDRLVSWDECGGNVPEGKILVKDAIADIFLQQILTRPDEFDVIATMNLNGDYISDALAAQVGGIGIAPGGNINYKTGHAVFEATHGTAPKYANQDKVNPGSVILSGELMLRYLGWDEAAGLIIQGIEKAIGGRIVTYDFARLMDGAQEVKCSEFGTAIIERM
- a CDS encoding NYN domain-containing protein; translated protein: MQRRIEQFSEESGAESERVALFIDVQNMWYAARQQHGMAARVDFEKLMQAAVSDRRLIRAYAYVIQTPEVDQSGFVTMLEQFSYEVKRKDLRRRSDGSAKGDWDMEMAIDMIRMAEKVDVVILASGDGDFVSLIQLLKELGPRVEVFSFPHNTARDLMETADHYHPIDASLLIDMDPAR
- a CDS encoding pyridoxal phosphate-dependent aminotransferase, translating into MPAIRPLSRKLDRIAPSATTVLNERAIAMKREGVEVFNFAVGEPDFPTPDHIKEAGMAAIRDNITRYTPATGILDLKEAICRKLVRDNGLEYAPNQIATTSGGKHALYNLLYVICDEGDEVLVPAPYWVSYPEMVKLAGAVPVVLNTGPGASFKVTAGQLRSAITPKTKALLLNSPSNPTGMVYARDELAAIAEVVMDTGIYVITDELYEKILYDGHRHISIAAFHPQMKEQALVVNGLSKAYAMTGWRLGYAAGPAEVMDLVSKFQGQTVLHPSAITQHAAIAALTGPEDFLPPMIRAFDRRRNYIMERLQNMEGVACAPPGGAFYVFPDLSAYSGRTRPDGSPIEGSLDLAMYLLEAYQVISAPGAAFGSEGCLRFSYATTLDVIERGMDRVEEGLSSLAG
- the mdh gene encoding malate dehydrogenase; its protein translation is MVKIGMVGAGNVGATAALYAAQKELGDIALIDVVDGIPQGKGLDMMEAGPVLGYDSAIEGSNDFAALEGAALVVVTAGLARKPGMDRLDLLKKNAEIITSVTENIVKYAPDAQILMVSNPLDVMTYVALKVSGYGRKRVYGQAGVLDCARYRSFVAMELGVSMEDTQAIILGGHGDTMVPIPRYTTVSGIPITELLSREAIDRIVQRTRDGGAEIVNYLKTGSAYYAPAASVVQMVESVLKGKNRVLPASVMLEGEYGLRDVCVGVPVKLGSEGIEEVIELALSEDERAALRASASVYQESLDELGI